aaattgtacaaaccaaatctaggttgggtggaaggccatcagattgtgacttaggtagaagaataggcatatcattatcaatcaaatcaaaatcttctaactcatctacacatgtcacatcatgctcacaatcatcaatcaaattggcaagatacaatcagaattatcaacatcatcaacagatttattctcgtgtatcggcacatcaggggaaacatcacatggaatactagaagaaatatcatgcattaaggtcggggcagagaagcctaatgtatttgaacccaaaggttccataacattttcagtatagacatgttcttctaacataacatcataatcatcatcatcatcatgataggattttgcaatctaggataattttcaatcctaaggtcggagctattacaagaataaaactctaattcatggggtgactcatatcatgtggtgttgttcctgtttccctaacggattcccattgatgggttttctctgcaatctcggctaaaaaattccatgcatcatccacagatttatcaataaactcaccattacacatagactcaaccatggttcgagatttaaagtctagtccctcatagaggatgacgacaagtctccacttctcaattccatggtgcggacattcactcaacaaatcattaaaacgttcaaaatagtgaaaaacagtttcctcatccaattggacaaaacaattgatactttgacgaatagcgatggtcctatgatgtggaaattttttttggaaaaattgattagtgagttgttcccaagtggtgattgattgtggtctcaaaccgtaaaaccatgttttggccctttcctttaaagaaaatgtaaacaaacgcaatttcagagagtcttcggacatatgatcaggttgcatagtccgacaaatttgttcaaactctcttacatgagtataggggttctcagaatcgaaccctcgaaatataggaagtatttgtatcatgcttgcatttattttaaaagggttattggtttgaggtaatacaatacatgataatggaatttgtattgatggatacatgtattcatggagagcacgaggttggcccattttgaaaagacacaaagcccattatttggttttaatgggtttggatttttgggaaaaatttggttttgatgggatataaaagaaaaagaaaatttggtttaaaaatgggagcaaaagaaaattttggtttttttttttttttttgaaaaagaaaataaaatttggtttttgaatgggagcaagcccactgtgcaagccttttgtgtttgctttggctccgcttggttgaaaacttttggtggaactgagtccaaaatctcggcctagaatttgggtactcggcccactaacgagttcaactagcgtggtcggttacaagctcagctgggtttaaaaacccagagtccaaaatacaagtccaatgaaagaatttaaacaagcccacaaattaaacaaacaagcccacaaataaattattacaaacccaacagaaaataagagaagcccaaaattggctttaatattacaagcccacaattaaagaaatttggaagcccacaggttgggttctctcaatggaatgggtttaggcttacctttttagcacacccagctgctctgatattgttgcaaaaacccagttgggttttggttcttttccttggtggcgtcccagcagaggaaaaacaggttcagaacagcaggtccaacagcaaatgaagtgaagcagatgcagatgcaaatgctatgaaatgaaatacaaaatagctaaagaaaaacacaagaaaaacacaacaccaatccccggcaacggcgccaaaaacttgataggctttgaaaaggtcctaaaaattatccccggccaaaaacttggtgggcccggagatatgtataaaattaagcgcaataaaaacgggggcctacagtaataccgcaagtgcacggtcgtcagttgtagctcgtgcaagtacgggtcgatccacagagatcgggtgtgtttttgaagtttctagctaattgggttcctaaattgctgttgggctatgaagccttttggcttaaattgggctttgagtactaatgggtttgataacaataaaatgaactgagcttgggctcagttagtctttgaagtgtaaatgggctttggccttaaacttaagcttttgattaagcccacagttgactgaattgggcttttagccttaacctaaactgtgggtgggccttaatgaattgggctttgagccttaatgaaatgggcttcatttgtacaaacaatggacagtgggcttagaactgagaactaggccttgaactggactgatgggcttttgagaggaagcagcagcagcacaagtgttgcacagcagctgcacaagcagtgcaagtagtagcagcaggggaagaaaacaatgcaatgcagcagtgcaatgcagcaaggcaagtgcaagagagacagctgcagggcaaaagcaacagcaacagcagctgcagcagcagtgtagcagacagctgcaagggaagtggagtggcagcaagaataacaagtagcagcagcacaaggcagtgaagaaaatgcacagcaggagaaaatagcaaacaaaagcaacacatggcaaaagcaaagaacaatgcaagatgaaccaaggcctaaggccaagggcaaggatgatagtgaaactaacagagcaaggctaaggcaagaatacaggcaaacaaaaagaatgggaagagaattagcttgctatgagcactaatttctcccaatgctcaatcaacacattgcatcctaagcatacaaatggaatggcaagataatcagcttgctatgagcactgatttcttccattactcaatcagttcaatgcttcaaaggcttctagcctagcattccttcacttcacagtgcacaaacttaacactaaactaaacatggcactaacagtgacaaaacaatgaggattaacacatattaacaggacaaatgtaacaggaattaattggaaattaaaacatgaaattaaaacaagcatgttaacaggaaaataacaattttaacatatgcagtgaaattgaacagaacacattaaagagaaaaacattaacattaacaggacatgaaagtcctggatgccggctaatccaagcataacttttacatcacaccacagtccctatttatacatacaatggaaatcccaaaaaatcagtgaagttatggtttcaccaaaaagtgaaattgactcacctaacctactgataacagccctgatacgtcgacccatgcctctaattatacattcaatcactttccccccaaaatccccaatttatgaaattagggtttgataaaaaaatgaaatcaattcatacctaatctctgaaaactgctactgacttcgacccatgcttccttacggtcttctgatgcttcccacgcctccaattgcaactctatttcacctaatttgtcaatttcacctctagggttcctgacatgggagaggcgtgaaattgagtgattaggaggacatagagttggtgaaagggaaagtaatgatgtgggatagggttgttgagtgatttgagagctcgtattgagctggtggtggtggtggtgcggcaggtgaagaaggtggtgaagttgcagagagggatgggggaggtgaagtcgatggttttgggagaaggtctgtttggttgggtagtatagggtttggtgttagagtgttgatcggggatatcaagttggatgatcttcgaagctaggccatgggatgtggagatggtaggtggatcggacggctaaggaagaagcagcttgtagcgaccgtaggatgtaaaatacaacgaagttaacggctctagatggggttaggtgttgtagtgttaagcggaagtatcgaggtttgatgcgcaggcaaagaagcgatcgttggattcaactacaatctaatctgaaggcttggaatttaggcactatggtgtgttacagggacttcagattttgatgaacgatgaagaagcgaccattggatgatgagatggatccaatctaacggctgataatggaggcgggtatggatatagaaaatgggtttgggtaagggttttgggccttgggtatgccaagcccatatcttctttaagaacaattcttccttcttgagcccattcctaactttttggtcttgtgcgcaccattctttgcggcttccttgcgtaatttcttccggcttttcactacttttctgctcttttccgctctgctattcatccaaactttatttattacctaaaaatgcaaaattaagtaagaaaaatatttattcttgaaaacaatgaaaatacagaatatgggataaaatgtagaattaatgcacaaaagatgagttaaatgccaacaaaaagggatagatatatacaatatttggcactcatcatcaaCTTAAGAACTTGAATTGTATGCTTGTGTTCAACCTTTAAAACATTGGCATACTTATCTAGTTCACTGTGAGTTTGTTGTTAACACTGACAATCAAGCTTTGAAGTTTTTACAGACATCGGCTAAGATAATTCGTATGCATGATAGGTGGTTGTCTGCAATAAACAAATATACTTTCTCTATTAATTAAACACAAGAGTGGTaaattgaatcaagttgttgatgcttTGAGTAGACGTGCTCACTTTATTGTCACTCTTCACAATGAGAGTGTGGCCTTTGATTACATCAAGAATTTGTATATTTTTGAAAAGATGATGAGGATTGTAAGACAATTTGGGATCAATGTGGACATTTGAATACGTGAGTCAATGACTTTCTTATACATGATGGATTTCCATTCAAGGGTATTCGTCTTTGTATTCCACGAGGTTCTTTACGTCTTCATTTGATTCATGAACTGTATGgtagtggtcttggtggtcattttggtcGTGAATAAAACTATTGCTTTAGTTGAAGAACAATATTATTGCCCTTCTTTAAAGAGAGATGCGCAGAAGTTTGTTCAAAAATGCATGGTTTGTCAACGCTCCAAAGGTACTATTCAAAACACTGGACTCTATACTCCTTTACTAGTTCCTAAAGCTCCTTGGGTTGATGTGAGTATGGATTTCATTCTTGGATTACCACCTACTTCTAAGGGAAATGATTCTGTGATGGTTGTTGTTGATAGATATTCTAAAATGGCGCACTTTGTAGCCTGCAAGAAAACTACAAATGTTTCAAATGTGGCTTATTTatttttcaaggaagttgttCGATTGCATAGAGTACCTAAATCCATCACATCATATCGTAATACTAAGTTTCTCAGTTATTTCTGGAAATCTCTCTGGATGAGGTTGGGAACTAAACTGCAATTTAGTACTATAGCACACCCTCAAActgatggacaaactgaagttGTCAACAAATCTTTGGAAAATTTGATACGTGCTAAGATTGCTGACTCTAAAGAAAAACAGTGAGAAACTTTTCTTCCTCATATGGAATTTGCGTTCAACACATTTGTGAACCGTTCTACTGGTAAGTTACCATTTTCTATTGTTTATTCCAAGGTGCCAAATCATATACTGGATTTGGTAGTTTTACTCAAATCTCCAAAGTGTCATGCAAAGGATGATCAACTAGTTGACAAAGCTTCTCAACTTCTTCAAGAAGTAAAAACGAAGTTAGAAGATTCAAATGGTAAGTACAAAACAATTGTTGATCAACACAAGCGAATTAAAACTTTTGAAGAAGGAGAACTGGTAATGATACATCTTAGAAATGAACGCTTTCCAGTTGGTACGTACAACAAAACTAAAATGAAGAAGTATGGACCTTTCAAGGTTTTGAATAAAATAAGTGATATGCTTATGTTGTGGATGTGGATCTTCCTTCCAATTGGAATATATCTAACATATTCAATGTGCAGGAGATTTTTACTTTCCATGGAGAGAatgatttaaattgattcattTTGTCAATTGAGGTCAAGTTGTTttacggggggggggggggggggggggggggggcttcTGCTTTATTTTAAAATTCTTCATGACTTGTTTCACAAGTctattatttcttgtttttaaacttcttttattttatttttttcttttagaattcTGATTCATGCCTATATAAACAAGCTCATGTCTTGTGCCAATACACATTAAGATTATTATCCAAAAGTTATTAATTATATTCTCTACAGcttattcttcttgttctttagaaattcttctctTTTCTCATTTCCTACGGTCTCTGAATTGCATTCATCTAGTTTGTTTTACATTAATTCTTTAGAGGATTAATCTTGGATTAAACTGATTGAGCAGCAACAACGCAAAATTAGGTTATTGCAGCCTCCATTACTTTTTCACAGAGGAGAAAGCCGAGTATTTTAACTATGATGCATTGGTGGTTAACAGATTTTCAAGTGATAGAAGATTGAAAATTGAGTGTCACCTTTTTGAAAATCTGTTTTCAGCATTCATTGAAAAACATGTGTATATTTGGTTGCATGCACACAAGAGGAAATGATTTTTAATCATTTTATGTACTCGCACCCGAATTAGTTTTGAAACCTATTATAGGAGCTCCAAGGAAAGAGTTTTGAGGGCTCCTATGGATTCAAATATCCTATAATGAAGATAAGGGGACCTAATTcataagaaaaatcctaaaatatCCTTAACCTATTAAATATTTAAACGTAAAACTAATTTGTTTTCATTCCTCTCCTTTAGCTCCTCCGTTTTCTTCTTCCCCATCACCTCCACTGCCTATTTCTTAGATTAATCatcaattctcaaaataattgatCATCGATTAACACCACTTAATCCAAACGCAATGACTTCaataaggtaaaaaaaaaaaacccatcttATTTCATTGGTTTTAATGCATGAATAGGTAGaattgatcgaattaggtttttgaaaaaccagtttcAGAACTGTCTACGGTTTGGAGTTCTTATTTTCCAAACCGTaggcattgtttagggtttggaaaaTTCTTACTTCGAAGCCGTAGATTTAACTGAATTTGAACACGGTTTGGAAAATTTATACTTCCAAACCGTAGGTTTAACCGACTTCGCATATGGTTTGTTTTTCAAAACGTTGGTTATCTTAAGtgaaaaaattgaaatttgaattctCCACCGTAAGGTTCATAATTCAAAACCGTAAGCGTTGTTTACGGTTTGAAAAACTCATAATTCCAAACCGTAAGCTTAACTGAATTGGCATACGGTTTGGAAAATTCATACTTCCAAACCGTATGTTAAACTGATTTTGCATACGGTGTTATTTCCCCACCGTAAGTCAtttacggtttggagttcttaACTTCCAAACCatatactttggattcaaaaatTCTACGATTTGAAAAATTCACACTTCCATATAGTAATTTCTACCTATGGTCTAGTCGATCAAATAATCCCAACCGTAGATTGACTTATGGTAGGTTAGCTTACAATTCGAATTTGgggttttcaaacaaaaaataagtgatgggttttcttagtttGTTCTTTTTATGATCGTCATCTTCGTCGCgatggataagaagaagagaagaagaagaaatatagtttttttttttaatgatcatcatcttcatcgtgatGAAATTATGATAATCATCTTCGTCATGATTTATGaatggaaaaagaagaagaagaagataatcgatttagtttttctttttgtatacgatcatcattttcatcatgataaaattatgaccatcatcctcatcatgatttatgaatgaaaagagaaggagaagataataaatttaattttataattcaTGGAGGGTATTTTAATCATTacaaaaatagttggatatgggtTATTGTTTCATAACTCAATTTTATCATCTTGTGAGCCCTCAAAACCCAATGTTTGGAGCCTCTATAATAGGTTTCTTAATTTTCTGATAAACTGTGTTGTACcaaaataagaaagagaaaatacTACGCATATAATTTCACAAGATGAAAAGTATGCATCGTCAAATATGTGTAGAAGAGTTTGGACTGGATCTGTACAACAGTATCCCTGCTTTACCAATCATTTATACTTGAAACTTGACAGTTGTGTTGAAGTATTTGTATTGTATCTACAGTAATTTGAGCCTAGAGGAGAATCTCCTGCGTTTCTCCGTTTTCCACTGTCATAGAAACCAAGAATAGAAAGATCAATATATTGGATGTTCACTAGATAGCTGAGAATTCGGCCCCATTAACACAACACATGAAAAAAATTCAGGTCTCGCCTCATGCAACCACCAGCAACACTATGCAGTTATATTTTTAAGCAAATTTGTTTTCGCGGGTGCAACCATAAAAAGCTTACCTTTACCGTATCAAGCTGCAGTCCAACTTCCGTATATTGCTATATATGTTTGTTTACACTTTTTGTGCAGAACTTATCCGTCTTGCATGGCTTAATAAGGATTTATACTCTTGACTTTTCGACCATTCATCAATCTCACGAGCACGTAGAACAGGCAAAGGGTGTGATAACTGTGATGTTTGAGCATTCCTGGAACAAGTAATAGATTTCGTTTCCCATTGTCAGACATTGTTTGACCTTACCAAATCTATGCATTGCAGATACTTTATATACCTTATATACCACccgaatgggcttgaagaagccTTGTCATAAGAACGAGCTTGCTCTAAAAATGCATCCACATTGAGTTGATCAGACAAAGACGGACATCCTCCTGCCAATTTCATCAAAACAGAGACGACCACCTCTTGATAGAACCATGAGATGATATTACAAAAGATTATCAAAATCCAAGCAATGGAAAATGCTATTTCAGGTTAGTTAACTAATTTATAAAAGAGATGAATTTGTATTCGTATACCTTGGGGTCTTGAGCAACAACAAGGGCTGCACGATCACAAGTAAGCTCTGCAGCTCGGAGCCAGCGGAAGAGCTGTTCTTCCAATCTCTGGGCAATAATTCCGCCAAAACCTGGAAAGATCATTTGTATATCCGGATTTAAACCGAGTTTTTTACTTCGGATCTTTGAAATGGATGAATCCACTTACCAGGTACACTGTACGCTCCAAGGGTAAGAATATTCGCCAGTGTTAGCCAAACACCATGGTCGCACTTCAAATGACCCAGCTCATGAGCTAAAACTGCCTACGTAAAGTAGCAACGAATTAGTGCCTGCATAGCATGATGATTTTCTCTCATATAAAGATTCTGAAGCAACTTCGAAACCCAGTTAGGTTTGCTAGGCAAGCACAGAAGTTCTACTCATCTTCCTTTGTGCTCCTTTCTTCCTCGGATACTAATTAATGTATCACGTCAATAGTTGAGCTTagggaaaaaaaaatacaagataacataTGTCCATGGGAACCCTTGAAACAACTTTTAAGCAACACTTTTCACAAATCATATCTCAGTATCATGTTATTACGGAAAGGTTTAATATTTACTACCCAGCAGAATTACAGGGAACGCGAACTATTACAACAAGGAAGGGAAAAGAGTAAAGAGCGTGTGTTCAAAGGAGAGAATGAAGCACACCTGCAGCTCCCTTCGTGTGAGAAGCTCTACAAGACTGGTATGGACTACAACGAACGGCTTTCTGCCACTGACAGCTAAAGTATATGCGTTTGGTACAGGATTTTGGCGAACATAGAGATCAGGGGCCTCAATGTTCAGTACCTCGGCAGCCTCAACCATTAATTTATGAAGATCCGAAAGctgaaaaatgaaataaaaataaaaatgtagaaACCGTTAACTACAAAAtgattttgagtttcttaacCAATTCAACTATTTTGCATGCATATGACTCATTATTCGATGAATCCTACTATCAGGAATGCAAAAGGGGATCCAGGTACCTGGTTTTCAGCAACAAGAACTGATGTTCCTATATTCTCAAGAATCATGACTTGCTCGGCCACAGTTCCTGTCATAATAACATGTCATTATACCAACGAAAAATCCTACTTGTACCTCGTAATCCCGCCAGCTTCAACCATATTATCCCAAGGTAACAAGTTTACGGGAACCACCCACTTTGCCCTGCTACCTGCCTGATTATAAGGCTAGAGGCTCTAGACATATTTAACTGTGTACTGAATCTACTGATTATACTCCTAACACCTTTTGTGAATAGCAACAGTATTTAAGAAACAGAAACTCGAAAATAAACATACACATGATCAATTTAACGAGCTTTCGTAGTGTTAATTACCTACAAGGGCCTTGACGATTTCATTTAAACCAGGAATTGCCTTCAATATCAAAGTATTCTGGAAACAAAAAGGataaaaatcattttcagaaagtATAAGAAAATTAACGACATCGGCAAATAAATATATCCAGAATTCAGCTACTTGTTTATCGAGGGGGTGCCGAATATCATCTGCATCGAGATCTTTGAATACAACTGGACCAACTCTACTGCTTAATGAAACTCTTGAATTCTTCTTTACTGAATTGAATCGAATAGatgatgatgaattgaacaaTGAACAAGAATTCAAAGTAGAATTTGATGAACAGAAGAAAGAAAGACATGTTGATGCCATTCAATCAGAGAAAGTAGAGAGAGACAGAGTGGTTGCAGAATATGAGTGTTTCTCTTGCTCTCTGTGTAAAAAAGATCTAGTTTTAGTTTGAAGCAGCAGTTCGTTGGCGTTGTTTCATCCACGTTGGCACAAAAAAAAGAAGGGGAAAATAGccggaaaaaaaattaaaataaaaaaaatcgggCAAATATTGGTATTAAGAGAGAAGGGGCGGTTGCTAATCTGGTGTGTATAACTTTATCGTATGCTTGAAGTTTGGGTCATGTTAAGAGACGTGTTTTGTAAATCCCTCTTGGTTTCATTAATACAACAAGAATGCATACATGAAGTTCAACTTCAACCTCTGATAACCTAATCTTGGATTGTGGAATTGCTTATTCTCGGTAAAACAGTTGAGACTTTAGGACTAAACCACAAGAATCCCAGATCTAAAGACCATATATCCACTGTGGAACTGCCATATTTATGTGgggatgttgggatcctagtcccacattggttagatgggacTTAATTGGgagtagtttataagtcaatggattCCCTCTTCTAGTCAACcgattttcgagttgagttctacacatgggcttatgacgagtttagtgTCGGTACCCTAACAGGGGAACCTCTAATTTGTCTGTTGCTATAGCAGTCTGCCTCGCGGGTAGGGTGCTTAGTAAAACACTGCTCCGAAATCAAGTCGTCAAGGCAATTTAGCAACTTCACTACCTAGCCGTGCATAATCAACAAGAAAACTATAAATGACAAATGCAACAAGCCAACAATTAACTAACATGAGCAAGGAAGGAAGAGCCTATTTCAGAATGGTGCAAAGGAATCATTCAGAACAGTGTTCCTGGTATAAGTGTGCATTAAGTTTTACAAACTCAGCCCACTAACACTATTTACATTATCCATGCATCAATATCCTAGCCGTTTATTGCCTGTTTATGTCTTGACACGAGACTGGTGAGGTGGTTCTCCAAATCAGTTAACCTGTAAGAAAGTTAGACGACTGATTAATTGCAATCGAAACAAAAATAACCACAATGATATAGAGGATATCTGCTCTGGAGATAGATAGAGATCTACTAGTAATTACTCACAGTTCATATTTGCTTAAAGCTTCACCATATTTAGCTAAGGCAACCTCATTACTTTTAAATAGATTGCTTGAGATATTGTCTGCAAGGGAAAGAAACTactttaaaaaaccaaatactTGATCAGGAATAGGAAAGCTTATTGCATTCTATATTGAGAAGTTGCAGAAAACTATATTCACTGTACTTCTAATAACCACGTAATGGCAACTCTTGGAGAACAAATACATCAGGACACCATGAATTTGTCAGTATCGAGCAGACAGCATAAAAATATTTATGCAGAAAATGTTGTTGGAATGGAAAAATTAAGCATGAGATTAGACAACCCATACCTGGAAGAGACAGAGGAGTTGCTAACGGTGTCACCGTGCTGTTAAGAACCTTTGGCTGTGGCGTTGTCATAGAAGGTGGCGTCACACCGTTGGGAATGGTATTCAAGGGAGTTGCTGGAGTTGCTGGGGATGCAGCAATAGGGGCCTGTATCACTGTGTCGCTGAGGAACTTAACTGGGGTTACTAGGGAGGAGACTTTTTTGACTACCTGTTCAAATAAGCAACTCCTAAGATATAAATATACAGGAAAGGAATTTAAACAAAATTTTAACAGAGATCTGTTTGCCAAGATGCAACTTCAACATGTATATAGCATCACATAAAATTCATGGGGATGACACTGTACTACCCACTAACCGCTTGCTTAGTGCACCAAACAACAATGGGAAAGATAGGTTTGGCATTAAAGAGTTTTGAACCGTCTCGACTGGAAATTCTGGTGTCATTCAACCATATAAAACAGGAGACTGCAGGTTTCCCAGGAAATAATGAAATCCAGGAATCCGCTACAGTTTGGGGAAATTAGGACACCAAAAGAAGACTGCTAAGCAACCGCAGTCCATCCTAACCATGGAGTGTGAGGGACATTGGCCCACATACAGCTGTGTTGAAACGATGGACAAGATAGGTTTGATATTAAAGAATTTTGAAACGTCTCGACTGGAAATTAAAGTAAGACAT
This genomic stretch from Papaver somniferum cultivar HN1 chromosome 5, ASM357369v1, whole genome shotgun sequence harbors:
- the LOC113281514 gene encoding uncharacterized protein LOC113281514 isoform X2; translated protein: MASTCLSFFCSSNSTLNSCSLFNSSSSIRFNSVKKNSRVSLSSRVGPVVFKDLDADDIRHPLDKQNTLILKAIPGLNEIVKALVGTVAEQVMILENIGTSVLVAENQLSDLHKLMVEAAEVLNIEAPDLYVRQNPVPNAYTLAVSGRKPFVVVHTSLVELLTRRELQAVLAHELGHLKCDHGVWLTLANILTLGAYSVPGFGGIIAQRLEEQLFRWLRAAELTCDRAALVVAQDPKRWSSLF
- the LOC113281514 gene encoding uncharacterized protein LOC113281514 isoform X1, whose protein sequence is MASTCLSFFCSSNSTLNSCSLFNSSSSIRFNSVKKNSRVSLSSRVGPVVFKDLDADDIRHPLDKQNTLILKAIPGLNEIVKALVGTVAEQVMILENIGTSVLVAENQLSDLHKLMVEAAEVLNIEAPDLYVRQNPVPNAYTLAVSGRKPFVVVHTSLVELLTRRELQAVLAHELGHLKCDHGVWLTLANILTLGAYSVPGFGGIIAQRLEEQLFRWLRAAELTCDRAALVVAQDPKVVVSVLMKLAGGCPSLSDQLNVDAFLEQARSYDKASSSPFGWYIRNAQTSQLSHPLPVLRAREIDEWSKSQEYKSLLSHARRISSAQKV